One Chlorobaculum limnaeum genomic window carries:
- the nadD gene encoding nicotinate (nicotinamide) nucleotide adenylyltransferase, which yields MRTAVFGGSFDPPHNGHLALCLYARELAGVERLIVSVSKNPFKALADASDDDRAAMATLLVAEINAAGAFAEMSGWELRQPGPSYTIDLLRHVAALHPGDDLVLLVGEDSYRQMPQWRESREIAQLCDIAVFGRSGSVLAVGSCGETLPPATLIDFDMPVSATEVRRLAAAGQPISHLVPPPIAAYIASHGLYRV from the coding sequence GTGAGAACTGCTGTTTTTGGAGGAAGTTTCGATCCGCCGCATAACGGTCATCTCGCGCTGTGCCTCTATGCACGGGAGCTTGCGGGCGTTGAGCGGCTGATCGTTTCGGTCTCAAAAAATCCTTTCAAAGCGTTAGCCGATGCTTCCGACGATGATCGCGCCGCAATGGCCACCCTGCTCGTCGCAGAGATCAACGCTGCTGGCGCATTCGCCGAAATGAGTGGCTGGGAGTTGCGGCAGCCGGGGCCTTCGTACACCATCGATCTTCTGCGCCACGTCGCGGCGCTTCATCCGGGCGACGATCTCGTGCTTCTCGTTGGGGAGGACAGCTACCGGCAGATGCCTCAGTGGCGGGAGTCGCGGGAGATCGCGCAACTTTGCGACATCGCCGTGTTCGGACGTTCCGGCAGCGTACTTGCCGTCGGGTCGTGCGGTGAGACTCTTCCGCCCGCAACGCTCATCGATTTCGACATGCCGGTTTCTGCGACGGAGGTCAGGCGACTCGCCGCCGCCGGTCAGCCAATCTCGCACCTCGTTCCCCCGCCAATCGCGGCCTACATCGCATCACACGGTTTGTATCGCGTCTGA
- a CDS encoding arginine--tRNA ligase encodes MRAFFLPFIQDALQKAGIETDKEIQIDKPTDKKFGDFSTNIAFLLAKEARKNPRELAGQLIGLLSFPDGTVTKTEVAGPGFINFHLDSAFVMRSASAVLDEGASFGCNESGKGQRAIVEYVSANPTGPLTVGRGRGGVLGDCIANLLETQGYEVTREYYFNDAGRQMQILAESVRYRYLEKCGHEIDFPTTHYQGDYIGEIAETLFIEHGDGLASLDDLALFKETAEGIIFSSIRRTLERLSITHDKFFNEHTLYLSHEGQPSGNQQVINALDAKGFIGRYDNATWFMTTKLGQEKDKVLVKSSGDPSYRLPDIAYHATKFERGFDLMVNVFGADHIDEYPDVQEALKILGYDTSKIRVAINQFVTTTVGGQTVKMSTRKGNADLLDDLIDDVGADATRLFFIMRSKDSHLNFDVELAKKQSKDNPVFYLQYAHARICSLVRMASKEVGFDESSVIGEGLPLLASEAEIDLASALLDFPDVIASCLRQLEPQKMVEYLHTVAERYHKFYQECQILKAEPEIRYARLVLSLCVRQVLQNGFRILGISAPESM; translated from the coding sequence ATGCGAGCTTTTTTCCTCCCATTCATTCAGGACGCCCTGCAAAAAGCGGGCATAGAGACCGACAAGGAGATTCAGATCGACAAGCCGACCGACAAGAAGTTCGGCGATTTCTCGACCAACATTGCCTTTCTCCTGGCCAAAGAGGCGCGGAAAAATCCGCGTGAGCTTGCGGGACAGCTTATCGGACTTCTGTCGTTCCCGGACGGCACGGTGACGAAAACCGAGGTGGCCGGGCCCGGTTTCATCAACTTCCATCTTGATTCGGCCTTCGTGATGCGCTCGGCGAGCGCGGTGCTCGACGAAGGCGCGTCGTTCGGCTGCAATGAGTCGGGAAAAGGACAGAGGGCGATCGTGGAGTACGTAAGCGCCAATCCGACCGGCCCGCTGACCGTCGGACGCGGACGCGGCGGCGTGCTGGGTGACTGCATCGCCAACCTGCTCGAAACGCAGGGGTACGAGGTGACGCGGGAGTACTATTTCAACGACGCCGGACGGCAGATGCAGATTCTCGCCGAGTCGGTGCGTTACAGGTACCTCGAAAAGTGCGGCCACGAGATCGATTTCCCGACGACGCACTACCAGGGCGACTACATCGGCGAGATCGCCGAGACGCTCTTCATCGAGCATGGCGACGGGCTCGCTTCGCTTGACGATCTCGCGCTCTTCAAGGAAACCGCCGAGGGGATCATCTTCAGCTCGATCCGCAGAACGCTCGAACGGCTCTCGATCACGCACGACAAGTTCTTCAACGAGCACACGCTCTACCTCTCGCACGAGGGCCAGCCGTCGGGCAACCAGCAGGTGATCAATGCGCTCGACGCCAAAGGATTCATCGGGCGCTACGACAATGCCACCTGGTTCATGACGACGAAACTCGGGCAGGAGAAGGACAAGGTGCTCGTCAAATCCTCCGGCGACCCGAGCTACCGTTTGCCGGACATCGCCTACCACGCCACCAAGTTCGAGCGCGGCTTCGACCTCATGGTGAACGTTTTCGGCGCGGATCATATCGACGAGTACCCCGACGTGCAGGAGGCGCTGAAGATTCTCGGCTACGACACCTCGAAGATCCGCGTGGCGATCAACCAGTTCGTCACCACCACGGTCGGCGGCCAGACGGTCAAGATGTCCACCCGCAAGGGCAACGCCGACCTGCTCGACGACCTGATCGACGACGTGGGCGCGGATGCGACTCGCCTCTTCTTCATCATGCGCAGCAAGGATTCGCACCTGAATTTCGATGTCGAGCTGGCCAAGAAGCAGTCGAAAGACAACCCGGTCTTCTATCTCCAGTACGCCCATGCGAGGATTTGCAGCCTCGTGCGCATGGCCTCGAAAGAGGTCGGCTTCGACGAATCATCGGTGATCGGCGAAGGGCTGCCGCTGCTGGCGAGTGAAGCGGAGATCGACCTGGCCTCGGCGCTGCTCGACTTCCCGGATGTCATCGCCTCATGTCTGCGCCAGCTCGAACCGCAGAAGATGGTGGAGTATCTGCACACGGTGGCCGAGCGCTACCACAAGTTCTACCAGGAGTGCCAGATCCTGAAAGCGGAGCCGGAAATCCGCTACGCGCGCCTCGTGCTCTCGCTCTGCGTCCGCCAGGTGCTGCAGAACGGCTTCAGAATCCTCGGCATCTCAGCGCCGGAGTCGATGTAA
- a CDS encoding beta-phosphoglucomutase family hydrolase, which produces MKMTSADSSPKAFIFDMDGVLVDNMRMHAQSWVDLFADYGLSGLDPERYLVETAGMKGLDVLRYFLDPSISHEEADKLTELKDILYRVMNRHAIVAMPGLEPFLDRAASAGVRLGIGTGAGPKNIDYVLGLTGLTPRFEVVVGAHMVSRGKPHPETFLQVAERLSADPASCIVFEDALPGAEAAAAAGMSCVAVTTTNRPKAFSAFDNVIATIDHFEGLMPEALLELCGAAKTMS; this is translated from the coding sequence ATGAAGATGACATCTGCCGACAGCAGCCCGAAAGCCTTCATTTTCGACATGGATGGAGTGCTGGTCGATAACATGAGAATGCACGCGCAGTCATGGGTCGATCTGTTCGCCGACTACGGTCTTTCGGGCCTCGATCCGGAGCGCTACCTGGTCGAAACCGCAGGCATGAAAGGACTCGACGTCTTGCGCTACTTTCTCGATCCCTCGATTTCGCACGAAGAGGCTGACAAACTCACGGAGCTGAAGGATATTCTCTACCGCGTGATGAACCGCCACGCCATCGTCGCCATGCCCGGGCTCGAACCGTTCCTCGACCGCGCCGCAAGCGCTGGCGTCCGGCTCGGCATCGGCACGGGAGCCGGGCCGAAGAACATCGACTACGTGCTCGGCCTGACCGGCCTGACGCCTCGCTTCGAGGTGGTGGTCGGCGCGCACATGGTGAGCCGCGGCAAGCCCCATCCGGAGACATTCCTTCAGGTTGCCGAACGTCTCAGCGCCGATCCGGCCTCGTGCATCGTCTTCGAGGATGCGCTTCCCGGCGCGGAGGCTGCCGCCGCCGCGGGCATGAGCTGCGTGGCCGTGACCACCACCAACCGCCCCAAGGCGTTCTCGGCGTTCGACAACGTCATCGCCACCATCGACCATTTCGAAGGGCTGATGCCCGAAGCACTGCTGGAACTGTGCGGCGCTGCAAAAACCATGTCTTAA